TCGCTCCCTGCAAACTCAGATTGCTCAGGCTGCCTGCAGAGAAGGTGAAAGCAGTAATCCGGCCTGAGGCGATCGAGCTGCAGCAGAATCGCTTTCAAACCCACTGCAATGCCTGTGCGGTCTTTTTCCAGATATCTGATGTCTATCGCGATGTTCTTCATATCTAATTACCCAGCCCTTGTGGGGTGGCCAGGTATCCGAAGCTGTAACAAAACCCGGAGGGTTTTTCAACAGCTTTATACACCAGGACAGGACCCGCCACAAATCAAAGTTTTTGTAAAATATATGGCTGCACACCACAAAAATTTGCCAAGCAAAATCAGCATATCAGAAATTGCGTTTTATTTCGATGCGGTTTCAGAGACGGCTTCCGGTCAAACCTGGTGGTCCGCCACTAACTGTTGACATCAATTCTTTCTTTCCTTATACTTACACCACCCTGTACCAGCCTGGTCATTGGGACTGGTACTGTCACCGAGTCAGACTCGGAATTTAAACCGGAGGGATACTTAATGACAAAGTATCACAATTATTACGAATCTCTGATCATGATGAACCCCACCATGGAAGCCGAAGGCTACCAGAAGCTGCTCGACAAGGTCGAGACCATCATCCACGAAGAAGAAGGCGAAGTCTGCAAGAAAGACGTCTGGGGCGTGCGCAGGCTCTCCTACCAGGTCAAAAAACAGGACAACGGCTATTATGTTCTGATTTACTTCAAGGCTCTGCCCACTGTCCAGGGGAAGCTCTCCCATTTCTACACAGTCACTCCCGACATCTGGAGGCACATGACCCTCAAACTGAACGAACAGATGGTGGCAGACTATATCCCCAATCTGCCGAAAATCCCCACAGAGCATAAAAAGGTCGAGGAGAAGATCTGATGGCGACTCTGAACAAGATTCTGCTGATCGGACGCCTGACCAGAGACCCTGAGCTGCGCTATGTCCCGAACGGCGGGCCTGCAGTCGCGAACTTCACCCTGGCTGTGAACCGGCCGTTCAAGAATCAGAACAATGAACGCGAGACAGATTTCATCGACATCGTGGTCTGGCGCAAGCTGGCTGAAAACTGCAAGCAATATCTCAGCAAGGGGAAGCTGGCGCTGGTCGAGGGAAGGCTCCAGATCAGGAGCTTTGAAGCTCAGGACGGCACCAAGAAAAAGGTCTCTGAAGTGATCGCTGACAACATCCAGTTCCTGGACCGCTTCGCCCAGCGCGAAGAGAACGGCGCAGCGGATGTTCCTCCACCCCCGGCTGCTTCTGAAATGCCTCCGATCGAACAGATCGACGGCACAGGCAGCGAAGATCACGGCGAAGACATACCTTTCTAAGACTTTAACCACTGAACACTAAGAATACCAAGGAGAACCCAGAATGAATCCGAACAATAAAATGAGAGCCCCGCGCAAGAAAATCTGCATCTTCTGCAAAGACAACCTCACATACGTGGATTTCAAGAAAACCGAGCTGCTGCGCCGCTATATCACGGAAAAGGGCAAGATCCTGCCGCGCCGCGTCACCGGCTGCTGCGCCAAACATCAGCGCTGCGTCGGCGAAGCCATCAAACGGGCCAGGGAAATCGCTCTGCTCCCGGTTGTCGGGACTGATAACCACTGATGCCGTCCGAAAAAAATGAAATGCTGGAAGGAGCGCTTTACTGCGCTCTTTCTTTTATCCTGTTCGGCTCTTTACTGATCTTTCAGACAGCCGGGCAGGTGATTTCGATCTTCTCCTCGCTGCCCATGCTGCTTGCCGCCTACCGCACTCCGTTCAAAACTGCAGTCATGAGCCTGTTGGCCTCCACATTCCTCGTCTGCCTGGCCTCTCCAGCCAATTCAATCACCTATTTCACTTTTTATGGACTCAGCGGTTTCCTGATCGGCCTGTTCGCCAGGAAAAAATTCAACCCTGCAGGTACGATCTTTTTTGCCACATTTTCCTGCCTGGCCATTTTCCTGATTGTCATCCTGTTCCTGGGAGGATTCACAGGCAGCCTGCCTGACGGTAAATTCAGGCAGGAAGCTCTGCAGGTGATAGACAAGCTGGAACTCGACCTGCTGCGGGACCTGGAAAAAAGCGGCAAGAGTGTTGATGAGCAGAAAGTGGCTTTGGAACGATTCGTCCAGGTGCTCAAAATCATGTTCCAGATTTTTTATCCCTCGATCTTCGTTTTCTCAGCCTCCTGCTTTGCGCTCATCTATTATCTGCTCGGCCAGTATCTGCTGCTCAGCTATTTCCGGTCGGAAATCGTGCCTTTCAGCCTTTACTCCCTTCCCTGGAAATACATCTTCGTCTTCATTTTCTCGCTGGGGTTTTACGAAGCCTATACCTATCTGAATCATACCAATCTGATGGACATGCCTGATTCGACCGGCGGGAATCTGCTGCGTTATTCACTGAACATCCTGATTTCCAGCCTGATTTTTTACTATTTCCAGGGCCTCGCCATAGTGAACAACTATTTCGAGCGGATCAAAGTCTTCGGCCTGCTGGCCCTGATGGTTTTCCTGTTCCTGTCCCTGATCCTGACCTTTATCCTGCATAACCCGCTGCTGGCATTGCCGCTCGCTTTCCTGTTCTCCGAGCTGATCCGCCGCTCCAGGAGCACCTCAATGGCCATAGTAGTGGTGTTCGTATATTCAGTGCTGATCCCGCCTTTTCTTTTGTTTCTGACACTGCTGGGAATCTTTGATTCCTGGTTCGATTTTAGAAAATTAGAAGGAGTAACACATGAAAGTAATCCTGCTTGAAGACATCAAGAATCTCGGAAAAAAAGGTGCTTTGCTCGAAACAAGGGACGGTTATGCCCAGAATTTCCTGATTCCCAAGAAACTGGCTGTGATGGCTACGGACGGCAACCGGAAAATGCTGGATCATTTGAAAAAGGAAAAGACGATCAAGGATTCGCGCGAGCTGATCGAAGCCAGGGAAATGGCAGAAAAACTAGCAGAAAGCAAGCTCGTGATCGCGGCGAAAAGCGGGGAAAAGGGCAAACTGTATGGATCGATCACTTCGCCAGACATAGCGGAACAGATCAGAATTCAGCTTAAAATGGAGATCGACAAGCGCAAGATCGAGCTGGAAGCACCCCTGAAAGAGATCGGAAAATTCAAGATAAAAATCAAGCTGTACCATGATGTGCATGCCAGCCTGGCCCTGGAAATCAAGGCCCTGGAAGAATAGCATGACCGACAGGAAGCTTCCCCCTCAGGATCTGGAAGCCGAAGAGGCTGTACTTGGAGCAATGATGCTCTCCAAGGATGCGGTGTCCGCAAGCCTGGAGCTGCTGAGCGAGACCGATTTCTACCAGCCGAAATTTCAGGTGATTTTCTGTGCAGTCAGGTCCCTGGAACGATCCGGCTCTCCGGTAGACCTGCGCACTGTCACTGATTACCTCCAGAACAACAAAATGCTGGAGGGGGCCGGAGGGGCGGCCTTCATCACTGACCTGATTTCAAGAGTCCCTAATTATTCCAACATCGAAGCCTATGCCAAAATCGTGAAGGCCAAGTCCATCCTGAGGCAGCTGATCCAGACAGGCCAGGAAATCACGAATCTGGCTTTTGAAGGCGGAGGAGGAGCGGAATTCAACCTCGACCAGCTGATTGATCAGGCCGAACAGAAACTGTACCTTGTATCCCACAACAGGAACATCAAGGATTTCCAGC
This genomic stretch from Candidatus Wallbacteria bacterium harbors:
- the rpsF gene encoding 30S ribosomal protein S6, which encodes MTKYHNYYESLIMMNPTMEAEGYQKLLDKVETIIHEEEGEVCKKDVWGVRRLSYQVKKQDNGYYVLIYFKALPTVQGKLSHFYTVTPDIWRHMTLKLNEQMVADYIPNLPKIPTEHKKVEEKI
- a CDS encoding single-stranded DNA-binding protein, translated to MATLNKILLIGRLTRDPELRYVPNGGPAVANFTLAVNRPFKNQNNERETDFIDIVVWRKLAENCKQYLSKGKLALVEGRLQIRSFEAQDGTKKKVSEVIADNIQFLDRFAQREENGAADVPPPPAASEMPPIEQIDGTGSEDHGEDIPF
- the rpsR gene encoding 30S ribosomal protein S18, producing the protein MRAPRKKICIFCKDNLTYVDFKKTELLRRYITEKGKILPRRVTGCCAKHQRCVGEAIKRAREIALLPVVGTDNH
- a CDS encoding DUF2232 domain-containing protein, translating into MPSEKNEMLEGALYCALSFILFGSLLIFQTAGQVISIFSSLPMLLAAYRTPFKTAVMSLLASTFLVCLASPANSITYFTFYGLSGFLIGLFARKKFNPAGTIFFATFSCLAIFLIVILFLGGFTGSLPDGKFRQEALQVIDKLELDLLRDLEKSGKSVDEQKVALERFVQVLKIMFQIFYPSIFVFSASCFALIYYLLGQYLLLSYFRSEIVPFSLYSLPWKYIFVFIFSLGFYEAYTYLNHTNLMDMPDSTGGNLLRYSLNILISSLIFYYFQGLAIVNNYFERIKVFGLLALMVFLFLSLILTFILHNPLLALPLAFLFSELIRRSRSTSMAIVVVFVYSVLIPPFLLFLTLLGIFDSWFDFRKLEGVTHESNPA
- the rplI gene encoding 50S ribosomal protein L9 gives rise to the protein MKVILLEDIKNLGKKGALLETRDGYAQNFLIPKKLAVMATDGNRKMLDHLKKEKTIKDSRELIEAREMAEKLAESKLVIAAKSGEKGKLYGSITSPDIAEQIRIQLKMEIDKRKIELEAPLKEIGKFKIKIKLYHDVHASLALEIKALEE